In one window of Nicotiana tabacum cultivar K326 chromosome 12, ASM71507v2, whole genome shotgun sequence DNA:
- the LOC107784875 gene encoding putative F-box protein At1g49610 codes for MASSGDCSEDDGSISYGDYSEEDDCRNSISSGDYSEDDGFSGCMSCGDYSEEDGFSGSISSDDCSEDDGSISSGDFSEDPPPSKKQEVSEVEGPLDDYISQLPDALLVQILSLLPTTEEAYATCVLSKGWQHLWTSVYNFYFSHFRGKSKRFLSFVDYVLAHSVASKIKKFEIHCSRLFKYKSQIGRWLRFAVDKNVEDVIIYSDPHVCILPESFFTCSSLITLHLVESCLVSDIVIAWKSLTSIKLEDMVVVDAEIMNILSGCPSLETIVFHKVGGFRRLEIKSSKVKSLALEGYWLDEGYWPDDDGSGSNRSFEIFAPYLQHLELSQDFYDFRCRLVDVSSLVDAKITFDIKCFKEFQDNPDQDSDDDEEEDDSCRDFHQGFKTLVQDYLQKLRCATKLTIGTWFTEVLCILQFKEVPIPDLKCKYLELELHLEKFNLYGAAGLLRASPLVETVIIDVENQPFNDFRCRFEFGYLEKGDNIDLQRYISSFVFPNLKKVKIVISPGMCLEDHLEWEYIRKVFQLSKFLLKNALVLEKFVIVSSRRRCEICYTKCVSRYLSRLAKKLLNCPRSSANSVIIFQE; via the exons ATGGCTTCTTCCGGCGATTGCAGCGAAGATGACGGCAGTATTTCTTACGGCGATTACAGCGAAGAAGACGACTGTAGAAATAGTATTTCTTCCGGCGACTACAGCGAAGATGACGGCTTTAGTGGTTGTATGTCTTGCGGCGACTACAGCGAAGAAGACGGCTTTAGTGGTAGTATTTCTTCTGACGACTGCAGCGAAGATGACGGCAGTATTTCTTCCGGCGACTTCAGCGAAGATCCTCCACCGTCGAAGAAACAGGAAGTGAGTGAAGTTGAAGGACCCCTAGACGACTATATCAGTCAGTTGCCGGACGCACTCCTTGTTCAGATTCTCTCTCTTTTGCCTACGACAGAGGAGGCGTACGCGACATGTGTTCTCTCAAAAGGGTGGCAGCATCTCTGGACTTCTGTTTACAACTTCTATTTCAGTCATTTTCGCGGGAAATCAAAACGCTTCCTATCATTTGTGGACTATGTGTTAGCTCATTCCGTTGCTtccaaaattaaaaagtttgaGATCCACTGTAGTCGCCTGTTTAAATACAAGTCCCAAATCGGTCGATGGCTTCGTTTTGCTGTTGACAAAAATGTGGAAGATGTTATAATCTATTCTGATCCTCACGTTTGCATATTGCCTGAATCTTTCTTCACCTGTTCGTCGTTGATAACGTTACATCTTGTAGAGAGTTGCTTGGTTTCTGATATTGTCATAGCGTGGAAGTCTCTAACGAGCATCAAGTTGGAGGATATGGTGGTAGTGGATGCCGAAATTATGAACATACTCTCAGGGTGTCCTTCACTGGAAACTATTGTATTTCATAAGGTTGGGGGCTTTCGTCGCCTGGAAATTAAATCTTCAAAAGTAAAAAGCCTGGCATTGGAAGGTTATTGGCTAGATGAAGGTTATTGGCCGGATGATGATGGAAGTGGAAGTAATCGTTCCTTCGAAATTTTTGCCCCGTATCTTCAGCATTTGGAACTTTCACAAGATTTTTATGATTTCAGGTGTAGGCTTGTAGATGTATCCTCCTTGGTTGATGCTAAGATTACTTTCGACATTAAATGTTTCAAAGAATTTCAGGATAATCCTGATCAAGattctgatgatgatgaggaagagGATGACAGTTGTCGTGATTTTCATCAAGGTTTTAAGACCCTCGTCCAAGATTATCTTCAAAAGCTGAGATGTGCAACCAAGTTAACTATCGGAACTTGGTTCACTGAG GTCCTGTGCATATTGCAGTTTAAAGAGGTGCCAATTCCAGATTTGAAATGCAAATATCTAGAGCTAGAGTTGCACTTGGAAAAGTTTAATTTGTATGGAGCAGCTGGGCTTTTGCGAGCCTCACCTCTTGTGGAGACAGTCATCATAGACGTCGAAAATCAGCCT TTTAATGATTTCAGATGCCGCTTTGAGTTTGGATATTTGGAGAAAGGTGATAACATTGATCTGCAGAGATATATTTCAAGCTTTGTCTTTCCCAACCTAAAGAAGGTTAAGATTGTCATCTCCCCTGGGATGTGCTTGGAGGATCATCTCGAATGGGAATATATCAGGAAGgttttccaactttcaaaatttcTGTTAAAGAATGCATTGGTTTTGGAGAAGTTTGTCATCGTATCAAGTAGACGAAGGTGTGAGATATGTTATACCAAATGTGTGTCCCGATATTTATCTCGATTGGCTAAGAAGCTGTTAAATTGCCCAAGATCCTCCGCCAATTCTGTGATTATCTTCCAGGAGTGA
- the LOC107784871 gene encoding uncharacterized protein LOC107784871 — MAALTRCFSLFYKVYPNLFYSLLLQVVRFMILAIIVFWNSCRYAIANYKYREVLNKKSCKFVFRRKKLMGFFGQDCVICLSEFEYGDKGRKLETCKHMFHENCLEKWLLMQKDGKATCPLCRTVIISEEIVEEYRKVEDEGKRDYSFEKELALLLLSGLNRGYCHHSFSNFWVFLLK, encoded by the coding sequence ATGGCAGCTCTTACTAGGTGTTTCTCTCTCTTCTATAAAGTGTATCCAAATTTGTTCTATTCATTGCTTCTTCAAGTAGTAAGGTTCATGATACTGGCTATTATTGTTTTTTGGAACTCATGTAGATATGCGATCGCGAATTACAAGTATAGGGAAGTTTTAAACAAGAAGAGCTGTAAATTTGTGTTTAGAAGAAAGAAGCTTATGGGATTCTTTGGTCAAGATTGTGTAATATGCTTATCAGAATTTGAGTATGGAGACAAGGGGAGAAAGCTGGAAACTTGTAAGCATATGTTCCACGAAAACTGCTTGGAGAAATGGCTATTAATGCAGAAGGATGGAAAAGCAACTTGTCCACTTTGTAGGACTGTGATTATATCAGAGGAAATAGTGGAAGAGTATCGAAAAGTAGAAGATGAAGGAAAAAGAGATTATAGCTTTGAGAAAGAGCTAGCTCTTCTCTTGCTATCTGGCTTGAACAGAGGATATTGCCATCACAGTTTTTCCAATTTTTGGGTTTTCCTTCTGAAGTAG